The proteins below come from a single Chryseobacterium capnotolerans genomic window:
- a CDS encoding DUF3853 family protein: MKGLAKMLGCSISKASEIKSSGLLDDAIIQNGNIIIIDKEKALALFAQK, encoded by the coding sequence TTGAAAGGTCTGGCAAAAATGCTGGGATGTTCTATTTCGAAAGCCTCGGAAATAAAATCTTCAGGACTGTTGGATGATGCCATCATTCAAAACGGAAACATTATCATCATTGATAAGGAAAAGGCATTAGCGCTTTTTGCACAAAAATAA
- a CDS encoding helix-turn-helix domain-containing protein has translation MAISIITKEDLQQFKIELLEGIEILLKGKTTEQKLWLRSSEVKKLLNISSGTLQNLRINGTLSYSKIGGSLYYNYKDIQKLLADKKQ, from the coding sequence ATGGCAATATCTATTATCACCAAGGAAGACCTTCAGCAATTCAAAATTGAACTATTGGAAGGCATTGAAATATTACTCAAGGGTAAGACGACAGAGCAAAAATTATGGCTTCGGAGTTCTGAGGTCAAGAAGCTGCTTAACATATCTTCAGGAACCTTACAAAATCTGAGGATCAACGGAACATTATCGTACAGCAAGATAGGGGGCTCCTTGTATTACAATTATAAAGACATCCAAAAATTACTCGCGGATAAAAAACAATAA
- a CDS encoding RteC domain-containing protein, producing METDAAVRQLKDLLRQYQFPDWSNEIYFFKNTKPQFVAVYIYYSKVLAIEASKPYADSQALRSYYENERSNLLYFYNEQREFISYYRRKSTYLDKKYFVRFKFDFKLKLSPELYSYDEEFSTSHDHIVSQILANDLLEQYLTNKIDSKDGKDNSIDHIKNLEWTAPKVALIELLYALHQTKCFNGGHSDLAEIFRWAENSLNINLGNYHKTLGEIRLRKIDRTKFLSLLQHNFNQYLDDLDL from the coding sequence ATGGAAACAGACGCTGCTGTAAGACAATTGAAAGACCTATTGCGCCAATATCAATTTCCGGACTGGAGTAACGAAATATATTTCTTTAAAAATACCAAACCGCAGTTCGTAGCAGTATATATCTACTATTCCAAAGTGTTAGCCATAGAAGCCTCAAAACCCTATGCTGATTCGCAGGCGTTAAGATCGTATTATGAAAACGAGAGATCCAATCTTTTATATTTCTATAATGAGCAAAGAGAATTTATCAGTTATTATCGTCGTAAATCGACATACTTAGACAAAAAATATTTCGTTCGGTTCAAATTTGATTTTAAGTTAAAGCTCAGTCCGGAACTGTACAGTTATGATGAGGAATTTTCCACCTCCCACGACCATATTGTGTCTCAAATATTGGCAAATGATCTTTTAGAGCAATATTTAACAAATAAAATTGATTCAAAAGACGGTAAAGACAACTCTATTGACCATATTAAGAATCTGGAATGGACGGCTCCGAAAGTTGCCCTTATTGAGCTGTTGTATGCACTTCATCAAACGAAGTGTTTTAATGGAGGTCATTCAGATCTGGCGGAAATTTTCCGTTGGGCAGAAAATTCACTAAATATTAATCTGGGTAATTATCACAAGACTTTAGGCGAAATACGGTTAAGAAAAATAGACAGAACTAAATTTTTGTCATTGCTTCAGCATAATTTTAATCAGTATTTGGATGATTTAGACCTATAG
- a CDS encoding helix-turn-helix domain-containing protein has translation MYYADQLLKADSIINADFVILTDKIYSEYDTDNLLEGKNQEIRDHQVILYSSIVAGLVILFFLIWRFRKREKELNARYQEVLEKLSTSKETISFDFIPPASSDENSLDLYSSEIIEDIKTNLKIFEDEKQFLQQNLTLDIVAKMIGSNRTHLSYVLNVHFDVTFPTYLKALRIRYITNLLVEETIYLSYKIETLAKICGMANRQIFSAHFLEINSIRPRDFIRMRQEELKKT, from the coding sequence ATGTATTACGCGGACCAGTTGTTAAAGGCTGACTCTATTATTAATGCTGACTTTGTGATACTCACGGACAAAATTTATAGTGAGTATGATACGGACAATTTATTAGAAGGGAAGAATCAGGAGATCAGAGACCATCAGGTCATTTTATATTCTTCCATTGTTGCAGGATTGGTAATCTTGTTTTTTCTCATTTGGAGATTCCGGAAAAGAGAAAAGGAATTGAATGCGAGGTATCAGGAAGTGCTTGAAAAATTAAGTACCTCAAAAGAAACCATTAGTTTCGACTTCATACCACCCGCTTCATCTGATGAAAACAGTTTAGACTTATACAGTTCAGAAATTATCGAGGACATCAAAACAAATCTGAAGATTTTTGAAGACGAAAAACAATTTCTTCAGCAGAATTTAACACTTGACATTGTTGCCAAAATGATAGGAAGCAACCGAACCCATTTATCGTATGTACTTAATGTACACTTTGATGTAACATTTCCAACATACCTTAAAGCTTTAAGAATCAGATATATCACCAATTTACTTGTAGAGGAAACTATATATCTTAGTTATAAAATTGAAACACTCGCCAAAATATGCGGGATGGCGAACAGGCAGATCTTCTCAGCACACTTTCTCGAGATCAACAGTATCAGGCCTAGAGATTTTATCAGAATGAGACAGGAAGAATTAAAGAAGACCTGA
- a CDS encoding MauE/DoxX family redox-associated membrane protein, whose translation MKTIKTIFVEFVSYFFILLFCYASISKMMDFENFQIQIAQSPLLSAYAVFITYGILILELLVCFLLISERTRYIGLYGSYILMVLFTVYIYLILNYSEFVPCSCGGILEKMDWNTHLIFNLICILIVVFSIIFSADHQMINRTKMSLILVVTAFLSSAGMFFLYKQSENILKRDNGFQRRFLQHPILKDGTYDLKLNSYYIAGFYGDTLYLGNYTAPFSITKITDLSPLKQQNLRLDRTDINFRSPMLEVADSITYLYDGTIPVVFSGQTGKNELAEQKVGKTYFRKIKSLDSDHFVIGAFHRLKQIQTLGIISKGHKDSIKLRPDLLEKKK comes from the coding sequence ATGAAAACCATCAAAACAATATTTGTAGAATTCGTGAGCTATTTTTTTATACTGCTCTTCTGCTATGCAAGTATCAGTAAAATGATGGATTTTGAGAATTTTCAGATCCAAATCGCACAATCACCTCTCCTGAGTGCCTATGCAGTTTTTATTACATACGGAATTTTAATCCTTGAGCTTTTGGTTTGTTTCCTTTTGATCTCTGAAAGAACAAGGTATATCGGTTTATATGGATCATACATTTTGATGGTTTTGTTTACTGTCTATATTTATTTGATTCTTAACTATAGTGAATTTGTTCCATGTTCGTGTGGTGGCATTCTTGAAAAGATGGATTGGAACACGCATTTAATTTTCAATCTGATATGTATATTGATTGTTGTCTTTTCTATAATTTTTTCTGCAGACCATCAGATGATCAACAGAACAAAGATGAGCTTAATCCTTGTAGTGACAGCTTTTCTATCCTCGGCAGGAATGTTTTTTCTCTACAAGCAGTCAGAAAATATTTTAAAGAGGGACAATGGTTTCCAAAGGAGATTTTTGCAGCATCCCATTCTGAAAGATGGTACTTATGATTTGAAACTGAATTCGTATTATATTGCAGGCTTCTACGGTGATACTTTATATTTGGGCAATTATACCGCACCTTTTTCGATTACAAAAATCACCGATTTGTCTCCATTGAAACAGCAGAATTTACGATTGGACCGAACAGACATCAATTTCAGATCACCGATGTTGGAAGTCGCTGACAGTATAACATATCTGTATGACGGAACAATACCTGTCGTTTTTTCAGGACAGACCGGAAAGAATGAGCTAGCGGAACAAAAAGTTGGAAAGACCTATTTCAGAAAAATAAAAAGCCTTGATTCAGATCATTTTGTAATCGGTGCTTTTCACCGTCTCAAACAGATACAGACTTTGGGGATTATTTCCAAAGGTCATAAGGATTCAATAAAGCTAAGACCCGATTTGCTTGAGAAAAAAAAGTGA
- a CDS encoding DUF6520 family protein, producing the protein MRQIVLPLAILFIGAGSAYATNVASKSAKAEIPGWKIDLENPGAPCVMTEQQCTTDNTGFVCTVSDASGVHDLYQTGCETELFRIP; encoded by the coding sequence GTGAGACAAATCGTATTGCCATTGGCTATCCTATTTATTGGAGCCGGTAGTGCGTATGCTACCAATGTAGCATCCAAATCTGCTAAAGCAGAAATTCCTGGCTGGAAAATCGATCTTGAAAATCCTGGCGCGCCATGTGTCATGACGGAGCAGCAATGTACGACCGACAATACAGGATTTGTATGTACGGTCAGTGATGCTTCCGGTGTTCACGATCTTTATCAAACAGGATGCGAAACGGAACTCTTCAGAATTCCTTAA
- a CDS encoding alpha/beta hydrolase family protein: MMDINRRDRVVRVLRFNKRFSEIRNAEGQGSRSFGYVMKYSLYALLMTMFVSLTTGKLSAQNYEHLEKLVRETEETRFPESSDNGKWLAWYSVLGDGSKNLKLQSILNQNLLLERKNINLMRFVGNHLAIQSGEMLEYLDPETGKSRSLKNVSKFLYDDKNNALIVLYTEKEGRKLEVFDTDLNLRQTIADVQYVYAKNDQTVVRRKMGDLNEVLVLKKGLFENVFSTTEDLKNVVPSGTKENGLVVHSLNDGTSKIYYIARDKKRFVLDISQYNDYDQMTLSPSRSDHHIVIKLEKKVRAKKEMVDVWYGTDFDLAAHNTSILKAIQIDWNPFTAKTNMMTRSGYFGETTIGNDLYLMNQVDKDQVDKMDKAGGQGFDKLFLWNAAVDEYTFISDVQKEMVISPTGDYLLIQKENNWQLYNTIKLQIVDLDVSREMMPYFTSDNDVLWVGGNTIAEQNLFNRKVREVFKGENSMIELIDFKRVYTDIGNKRDFRTADLKKPLVIKTTDVRDLSVSYAYLKNRKLCSILSPTPDQITEFKQLGQNESYYWIAENYNKRPMLMVKKAKENPKVLYVSDQNDQKFEKTEMIRISYKGSDGEKISGALYMPLNFDRSKKYPVVMHIYEKQDYLTKRFLRPSFANPTGYNIPLLIEEGFAVLLADISQSDKGAGISALDSINNALDELQKIKYVDMNRIGLMGQSFGGYETNFIATHSDRFAAYVSGAAVSDVIRTYYAYNYNFHAPDYYRYEGRQYWFKSTVAEDPEKYMRNNPIMFAQNVSSPMLLWTGTDDGNVSPEGTKSMFIALRKYKKPVIALFYDKEGHAMKKQETQRDLTVKILDWFNYHLKDYKDISWIHKYIKGA, from the coding sequence ATGATGGATATTAATAGGAGGGACAGAGTTGTAAGGGTTTTAAGATTTAACAAGAGGTTTTCAGAAATTAGGAATGCAGAAGGACAAGGGTCCAGATCGTTTGGATATGTAATGAAGTACAGTTTATATGCTTTGCTTATGACTATGTTCGTCAGTCTGACTACCGGAAAACTATCTGCTCAAAACTATGAACATCTTGAAAAGTTGGTAAGGGAAACTGAAGAAACACGATTCCCTGAATCTTCTGATAATGGGAAGTGGCTGGCCTGGTATTCTGTTTTGGGCGATGGTTCCAAGAATCTGAAACTGCAGAGTATATTGAATCAAAATCTTCTGTTGGAAAGGAAAAATATCAATTTAATGAGGTTTGTAGGGAATCATCTGGCGATCCAATCCGGAGAAATGCTGGAATACCTTGATCCTGAAACAGGAAAATCCCGATCTTTGAAGAATGTCAGCAAATTTCTATATGATGATAAGAATAATGCCTTGATTGTACTTTACACAGAAAAGGAAGGCCGTAAGTTAGAAGTTTTTGATACCGATCTGAATCTCCGGCAGACCATTGCTGATGTTCAGTATGTATATGCAAAAAATGATCAAACGGTCGTCAGAAGAAAGATGGGTGATCTGAATGAAGTTCTGGTATTGAAAAAGGGACTTTTTGAAAATGTCTTTTCAACAACGGAAGACCTGAAAAATGTAGTTCCGTCAGGAACTAAGGAAAATGGTCTTGTGGTTCATAGCCTTAATGATGGTACATCTAAGATCTACTACATTGCCCGGGACAAAAAGCGATTTGTATTGGACATCAGCCAATACAATGATTATGATCAGATGACGCTCAGCCCATCACGTTCCGATCATCACATCGTTATCAAACTAGAGAAAAAAGTAAGAGCCAAAAAAGAAATGGTGGATGTTTGGTATGGAACAGATTTCGACCTTGCAGCGCATAATACCTCCATACTTAAAGCTATTCAGATTGATTGGAACCCATTCACTGCAAAGACCAATATGATGACCCGTTCCGGCTATTTTGGGGAAACTACAATAGGTAATGACCTGTATCTGATGAATCAGGTCGACAAAGATCAGGTGGATAAGATGGATAAAGCAGGAGGACAAGGTTTTGATAAACTTTTTTTGTGGAATGCCGCTGTGGATGAGTACACTTTTATCTCCGATGTGCAGAAAGAAATGGTGATCTCTCCGACGGGTGATTACCTCCTTATTCAAAAGGAGAATAACTGGCAACTCTATAACACAATAAAACTCCAAATAGTGGATTTAGACGTTTCTCGGGAAATGATGCCTTATTTTACTTCAGACAACGATGTCCTTTGGGTTGGGGGCAATACGATTGCTGAGCAGAATCTCTTTAACAGAAAGGTCAGGGAAGTATTTAAGGGAGAAAACTCAATGATCGAACTGATCGATTTTAAACGTGTCTATACCGATATCGGAAATAAAAGAGATTTCAGGACAGCGGATCTAAAGAAACCTTTGGTCATCAAGACCACGGATGTGAGAGATCTAAGTGTATCTTATGCCTATTTGAAAAATAGGAAACTTTGTTCAATTTTATCTCCTACTCCTGATCAGATCACTGAATTTAAACAGTTGGGTCAAAACGAAAGTTATTACTGGATTGCTGAAAATTATAATAAACGACCTATGCTGATGGTCAAAAAAGCGAAAGAAAATCCTAAGGTATTGTATGTGTCGGATCAGAATGATCAGAAGTTTGAGAAAACTGAGATGATCAGGATTTCTTATAAGGGTTCGGATGGTGAGAAGATCAGCGGTGCGTTGTATATGCCGCTGAACTTTGACCGCTCTAAAAAATATCCTGTTGTGATGCATATCTATGAGAAACAGGACTATCTCACCAAAAGGTTTTTGAGACCATCTTTTGCAAATCCGACAGGTTACAATATTCCGCTGTTGATAGAGGAGGGGTTTGCAGTGTTGCTTGCCGACATCTCACAATCTGATAAAGGTGCCGGAATATCTGCTTTGGATAGTATCAATAATGCTTTGGATGAACTGCAAAAAATAAAATATGTGGATATGAATAGAATTGGTTTGATGGGACAGTCATTCGGAGGATATGAAACCAATTTTATAGCCACTCATTCCGATCGTTTTGCGGCGTATGTTTCAGGAGCGGCTGTTTCAGATGTAATCCGCACCTACTATGCCTATAACTATAACTTTCATGCGCCAGATTATTATAGATATGAAGGACGGCAGTACTGGTTTAAATCTACGGTTGCTGAAGATCCCGAAAAATACATGAGGAACAATCCAATTATGTTTGCTCAGAATGTCAGTTCACCAATGCTCTTATGGACTGGGACAGATGATGGCAATGTCAGCCCAGAGGGTACAAAATCGATGTTTATCGCTTTGAGGAAATATAAAAAACCTGTGATTGCATTATTCTATGATAAAGAGGGTCATGCGATGAAAAAGCAAGAAACACAAAGAGACCTGACCGTCAAGATTTTAGACTGGTTTAATTATCATTTAAAGGACTATAAAGATATTTCTTGGATACATAAATATATAAAGGGTGCTTAA
- a CDS encoding RagB/SusD family nutrient uptake outer membrane protein, translating to MKNIINQMMYLLVMLAALLSTIACEKFVETDFPNNQLATEMIFEDEKTADAALAGLYSGLWTGSVISGTSDGSGALLGTYSDDITCVFTSAGNAILDIYNNQPLATNSTVSLVWTNAYQQIYMANSIIEGVERSKSLSESAKDRIKGEALMIRSLIYFYLYQIYGEIPYTDTTDYVYNSTLNRMPKDQFLIKLETDMSEAVNLLPTAYRNAERIYINKGVGYLVLAKMKMLIGNWQEAEVLCQAVIQNADYVFQNDLSKVFQKTGKHIIWQLKPKNNTDPTNEALLYNFVSAPTSFVLNPDLINSFSMGDLRRQQYFVAVVFGSQTNYKQTKYKVTTTTNSTEYSVIYRLEDVYLMLAESLMKQNKTAQAVPFINYTRQRAGLTALTTSISQSQAMEEIKNERRKEFFAEHGNRFLDLKRWGQLDQLKPVKVNWKATNQFFPLPQKEMLLNMNLTPQNDGY from the coding sequence ATGAAAAATATAATTAATCAAATGATGTATCTGCTCGTGATGCTCGCCGCTCTACTCAGTACGATTGCCTGCGAGAAGTTTGTGGAAACTGATTTCCCGAATAACCAACTGGCCACTGAAATGATCTTTGAAGACGAAAAAACGGCAGATGCCGCCCTGGCAGGTTTGTATTCAGGTCTGTGGACCGGCTCTGTGATCAGCGGTACATCAGACGGTTCAGGTGCTCTGCTGGGAACCTATTCCGATGATATTACCTGTGTCTTTACCAGCGCAGGGAATGCGATCCTGGATATTTACAACAACCAGCCCCTTGCAACGAATTCTACAGTCAGTCTGGTCTGGACAAATGCCTATCAGCAAATCTATATGGCGAATAGTATTATCGAAGGCGTGGAAAGATCAAAGAGCCTTTCTGAATCGGCAAAGGACAGGATCAAAGGGGAAGCTCTGATGATCCGTTCTCTGATTTATTTTTACCTGTACCAGATCTATGGAGAAATTCCTTATACCGATACTACAGACTATGTGTACAACAGTACACTGAACAGAATGCCAAAGGATCAGTTTCTGATAAAGCTTGAAACAGATATGTCTGAGGCGGTAAACCTGCTGCCGACAGCATATCGTAATGCGGAGCGGATCTATATAAATAAGGGGGTCGGATATCTGGTGCTGGCCAAGATGAAGATGCTGATCGGTAATTGGCAGGAAGCGGAAGTACTATGTCAGGCAGTCATTCAGAATGCGGACTATGTTTTTCAAAATGACCTGTCCAAAGTTTTTCAGAAAACAGGAAAGCATATCATCTGGCAATTGAAGCCTAAGAATAACACAGACCCAACCAATGAAGCATTGCTCTACAATTTTGTTTCAGCACCAACATCTTTTGTCCTTAACCCTGATCTTATCAATTCTTTTTCTATGGGTGATCTCCGCAGACAACAATATTTTGTAGCAGTGGTATTCGGTTCCCAGACGAATTATAAGCAGACCAAGTACAAGGTGACTACAACGACCAATAGTACTGAATACTCCGTCATTTACAGGTTGGAGGATGTTTATCTGATGCTTGCAGAATCTCTTATGAAACAAAACAAGACCGCTCAGGCAGTACCGTTCATTAATTACACCAGACAGAGGGCAGGACTGACTGCATTAACTACTTCGATTTCACAGTCTCAGGCGATGGAGGAGATAAAGAATGAGAGAAGAAAAGAGTTTTTTGCAGAACACGGCAACAGGTTTTTAGATCTGAAAAGATGGGGACAGCTGGATCAGCTCAAACCTGTAAAGGTCAATTGGAAAGCAACCAACCAATTCTTTCCGTTGCCACAGAAAGAAATGCTTTTGAACATGAATCTAACGCCACAGAATGATGGATATTAA
- a CDS encoding TonB-dependent receptor plug domain-containing protein yields the protein MKKSFCNLSHLQMAFGFTLLVSGVAIGQMRTITGTVTENNQPVKGVSVFQEGKEEVAVTNAAGVYRVQVSGENPVIIYRHPDYPERKITLGSRITVNISLGKEKEIEEVVLNAGYYKVKNKERTGSIAKISAKDIENQPVTNVLASAQGRMSGVSITQNSGTPGGGFDIQIRGKNSIRREGNEPLYIIDGVPQASETPSLYSNRILPWSSINPLNAINPNDIESFEILKDADATAIYGSRGANGVIIVTTKRGKKGRSELKLNTSYSLSRITRPMELMNTEQYISMRKQGFQNDNVPYPATMYDINGTWDQSRYTDWQKELIGGTADAYAVQLSLSGGSEITSYNISYGHNEQSTVLPADFRYRTDNVNANFSYFTPDRRLEFNFVNMFSFQKNNVQNDDLTLKSITLSPNAPALYNTSGNINWENGTFTNPVASFLSEYINKTAFFDNGLNVSYKLFPFLSVKMNAGISYQNFEERSLKPHTINNPALGQTSLNSTSSKNNQVNFSYILEPQVVGTYQFGNHQFEALVGTTLQKTQSDQGAITGRGFESNALIDNIGAASVKTISDQVRSEYNYTAVFARFNYQLKKGIS from the coding sequence ATGAAAAAAAGCTTTTGCAACCTAAGTCATCTTCAAATGGCTTTTGGCTTCACCTTGCTCGTCTCCGGCGTAGCAATAGGGCAGATGCGCACCATTACAGGCACTGTCACGGAAAATAACCAGCCAGTCAAAGGTGTTTCCGTATTTCAGGAAGGTAAAGAAGAAGTGGCTGTGACCAATGCAGCAGGCGTTTACCGTGTTCAGGTATCGGGAGAAAATCCCGTAATCATTTACCGCCATCCGGACTATCCCGAACGAAAAATCACTTTAGGCAGCAGGATAACCGTCAATATCTCATTAGGTAAAGAAAAGGAAATTGAGGAAGTTGTTCTCAATGCAGGTTATTATAAGGTCAAAAACAAAGAAAGAACAGGAAGCATTGCCAAGATCTCAGCCAAAGACATCGAAAATCAACCTGTCACCAATGTCCTTGCTTCAGCGCAGGGTAGGATGAGCGGGGTTTCGATCACTCAGAATTCGGGAACACCTGGAGGGGGATTTGATATTCAGATCAGGGGTAAGAACAGTATCCGTCGGGAAGGGAATGAACCGCTATATATTATTGATGGTGTTCCTCAGGCTTCTGAAACGCCTTCATTGTATTCCAACAGGATCCTTCCTTGGTCATCGATCAATCCTTTGAATGCGATCAATCCAAATGATATTGAAAGCTTTGAGATTCTAAAAGATGCCGATGCTACGGCTATCTATGGAAGCCGTGGAGCCAACGGGGTCATCATTGTGACCACTAAAAGAGGGAAGAAGGGAAGGTCCGAACTGAAACTGAACACTTCCTATTCTTTAAGCAGGATCACAAGACCGATGGAGCTGATGAATACGGAACAGTATATCAGCATGAGAAAACAGGGATTTCAGAATGATAATGTGCCATATCCTGCAACTATGTATGATATCAACGGAACCTGGGACCAGTCGAGGTATACCGATTGGCAGAAAGAACTGATCGGCGGAACAGCTGATGCTTATGCCGTTCAGTTGTCTTTGAGCGGAGGTTCTGAGATCACCTCCTACAATATAAGCTATGGTCATAATGAACAGTCAACGGTTCTTCCTGCTGATTTCAGGTACAGGACGGATAACGTCAATGCCAATTTTTCTTATTTTACGCCTGACAGGAGACTGGAGTTCAATTTTGTCAACATGTTCTCCTTTCAGAAGAACAATGTTCAGAACGATGACCTTACCCTGAAAAGCATCACCTTAAGTCCGAATGCGCCTGCACTGTACAATACGTCCGGAAATATCAACTGGGAAAACGGCACCTTTACGAATCCTGTAGCCTCATTCCTCAGTGAGTATATCAATAAGACCGCATTTTTTGACAACGGGCTAAACGTCTCCTACAAGCTTTTTCCTTTTCTGTCGGTCAAGATGAATGCCGGGATCAGCTATCAGAATTTCGAGGAGAGATCACTGAAGCCCCACACCATCAATAACCCCGCATTGGGTCAGACGAGCCTGAACTCGACCTCATCAAAGAATAATCAGGTGAACTTTTCCTACATACTTGAACCGCAGGTTGTCGGAACGTATCAGTTCGGGAACCATCAGTTTGAGGCCTTGGTAGGGACTACTCTTCAAAAGACGCAATCTGATCAGGGTGCGATAACGGGAAGGGGATTTGAAAGCAATGCACTGATCGACAATATTGGCGCTGCCAGTGTAAAGACCATCTCTGATCAGGTACGCAGTGAGTACAACTATACCGCAGTGTTTGCCCGATTTAATTATCAGCTTAAAAAAGGTATATCCTAA
- a CDS encoding helix-turn-helix domain-containing protein: MEKTFVFETTQFDYDFINHIKRLRMEKEISQEKLSLKMGLTKSFVGNVENIKENHKYSTRHIALLAKAFGFLNISELMNFPTPKYDKIKVTVKQIYNENGTRIVDIEILKIEPL; the protein is encoded by the coding sequence ATGGAAAAAACTTTTGTTTTTGAAACAACTCAATTTGATTATGACTTCATTAATCATATTAAGAGACTTAGAATGGAGAAAGAAATTTCTCAAGAAAAATTAAGTTTAAAAATGGGCTTAACTAAAAGCTTTGTCGGTAATGTTGAAAATATAAAGGAAAATCATAAATATTCTACACGCCATATTGCTTTATTAGCGAAAGCTTTTGGATTTTTAAACATTTCTGAATTAATGAATTTTCCCACACCAAAATATGATAAGATTAAAGTAACTGTGAAGCAGATTTATAATGAAAACGGGACCAGAATTGTAGATATTGAGATATTGAAAATTGAACCTCTTTAA
- a CDS encoding helix-turn-helix domain-containing protein: MKENILQHKDVQYYADKLFISNKYLILIVKKATGKTPHQIIDEALLKEVCVLLGYPEKNISQIAFETGFNSTSAFGRFFKKHASISPQRYRRQQHF; encoded by the coding sequence GTGAAAGAAAATATTTTGCAGCATAAGGACGTACAATACTATGCGGACAAGCTATTCATTTCCAACAAATATCTTATTCTGATTGTAAAAAAAGCGACCGGCAAAACGCCGCATCAGATTATTGATGAGGCCTTATTAAAAGAGGTTTGCGTTCTGCTCGGCTATCCAGAAAAAAATATTTCTCAGATTGCTTTTGAAACAGGCTTTAATTCTACCTCTGCATTCGGCCGTTTCTTTAAAAAGCATGCGTCAATATCGCCCCAAAGGTACCGAAGACAACAGCATTTTTAA